A window of the Macaca nemestrina isolate mMacNem1 chromosome X, mMacNem.hap1, whole genome shotgun sequence genome harbors these coding sequences:
- the LOC105490486 gene encoding LHFPL tetraspan subfamily member 1 protein isoform X5 yields MVTYCIWCCDPTHLPIPAEKPVTMRSSLTMVGTLWAFLSLVTAVTSSTSYFLPYWLFGSQLGKPVSFSTFRRCNYPVRGEGHSLIMVEECGRYASFNAIPSLAWQMCTVVTGAGCALLLLVALAAVLGCCMEELISRMMGRCMGAAQFVGGLLISSGCALYPLGWNSPEIMQTCGNVSNQFQLGHVPPPPGRPT; encoded by the exons ATGGTAACTTACTGCATTTGGTGCTGTGATCCAACTCATCTCCCCATCCCTGCAGAGAAACCTGTGACCATGAGGAGCAGCCTGACCATGGTGGGAACCCTCTGGGCCTTCCTGTCCCTTGTTACTGCCGTGACCAGTTCTACCAGTTACTTCCTACCTTACTGGCTCTTTGGATCCCAGCTGGGGAAGCCAGTGTCATTCAGTACATTCCGGAGGTGCAACTACCCTGTGCGGGGAGAGGGACACAGTCTGATCATGGTGGAAGAATGTGGGCGCTATGCCAGCTTCAATGCCATCCCAAGCCTGGCCTGGCAGATGTGCACGGTGGTGACAGGTGCCGGCTGTGCTCTGCTACTCCTGGTGGCACTAGCTGCTGTCCTGGGTTGCTGCATGGAGGAGCTCATCTCCAGAATGATGGGACGTTGCATGGGAGCAGCGCAATTTGTTGGAG GGCTGCTGATAAGCTCAGGCTGTGCCTTATACCCTTTAGGATGGAATAGCCCGGAGATAATGCAAACATGTGGGAATGTCTCCAATCAATTTCAGTTAG